In the Pecten maximus chromosome 5, xPecMax1.1, whole genome shotgun sequence genome, TGTTGTTGTGTCTGGCCTTACACAATGCTGCTGGCTGTAAGTAGAGTTGATACATTGGTGTTTATAAGAGGTAAAACTGTTATCTTCTAGAGTACAGATGAAAAAATGACGTTATTCAGGAAAAATGATTTCAGtaacagtacatatacatatagagaatacatggacagtgtcttaaaatataagctgtattttggcgagccaaaaatacagcttatattttaagacactgatcatgtattatatttattctGCAACAGCCATCAAAATggtcataaaaaaataatcattttgacgtgaaacggtgtcaaaaacgatagaaaatatatttgaaaactgaCAAATCAATAGTATACCATTGATAAAGGTTTGCAGACATCAACAATGTAATCCAAAAAGAACTGCAGATCATAGGCCAAAAGCATGATGGATATTAAGTCAAAAACTGCAAAAGCATGATGGATATTAAGTCAAAAACAGTATTGCACAAGAGTGTATTCACGATATAAATTCATAAGCAATTTCTGAATAAGTACCTACCTTCATGGATTGTTGTTAGGAGACGGACTTCTTTTTTATCAGAAAACTTCACTGCCTCCAAAGTTCCATTGTTGAATGCCATCATCTGGCCTTTGCATGGATGAGCATTTTTCATCTTGCCTGGAACTCCTCTCCGATTGCTGCGTCACATTCCACAAGCAAGGGTACCATTCAGCCACAGGTTATAAAATAGTGCTGGACTGCTGAAGTAATTGTCCATGTAAATCCTTTCAAAAGGTATGGTTCGGCCAGCCGCATAACCAGATCATAAGTCGCCCCGTACTCGCTGACTTCTGATGGACGACCAGTATACAGCTCCACTCGCGAACAATATCCATTCTTAGAGTCACAGAGCATGTAAAGCTTTATTTCCGTACTTGATTGGTTTGTCCGGACTATACACCCTAAACTTCAAATTTCCCCTCCAAGCAATCATTCCCTCATCTACTGCTACACACTGACTAGGATTGTAGACTTCCTGGAATCTCTGAAGAAGCTCTTGGTAGAGAGAACCAACTTTTTGAAGATGAGTATAACCTTCCTCGCCACGGGGAACAGCCAAAGTGTTGTTGGACAAGTGCAAGAAACTCATGATCGACAGGAACCTATCACGGGGCAtcacagaagaaaaaaatggcGTACTTACTACAGGGTCAGTGCACCAATAGTCCTGCATGTTGATCTGCTTTATAATTCCCATTGCAATTGCCACTGCTATAAAAACTTTCATCTCACCATGGGTCACTGGAGTCCATTTCTTGAAGCGGGAGTGCTGAGTACGCTCTGGATGTCCTTGGATATAAATGTTGGCATACCTGTTGGTTTCAGTGACAATtgtattggtttggtttggtttaatttgtttaacgtcctattaacagctaaggtcatttaaggacggcctcccgtgcgtgcgacatgcatgcgtgtgttcaGTGCGTATGTGTGTCCAGCATACCGTCTGTGAAAACCGCTTCAAAGTAGTCAAGAATGGATAATGATCCAGTCTCTGGCTCAGGCAAGTTCTTAGGTCCAGCATTCCCCGTGAATGTAAACCCCATGGGAGTTTTACCGCCTTCTATCCAGGTATCTTCAGCAAATGACCCCAATAAATCGCCGTCGTTATTCTCATCATCAATATCGAACCCGTCAAACTCATCGCTATCTTCATCATCAAATATTTCGTCAAATAACTCTTGAAACTCTGGTAAGACTTGACCGATCGTAAAGTTGCctgccatgttgtttacatctGCGACGAGCACTTCCGGTGTTTGGTCAAAGTGAAAGACGAAATAAATTCGTCTGGTTTTAGCATGATTCTTATGCTTTATTTCAAACGCCAGTGATGGTAAATGACAACAccaatacaaatatcatatttcagtGATTTAATATCCACGTATGCCGCCGAAGACAACAGGACATCGAATTTAATTAACCGATTGACAAAGAAGTCATTGACTGCGCATGACATTACTTCAGGACGACTATTAGCCTCGATCTTTTTTACTTGTCTGTAAACAACGACAATAAGATCGAATTAAAACGTAAATAAAATCACGAAGAACATCGATAGACTCAGTCTAAACTTATTGATCataatataatcatatatatgtttctaATCCATAGGCCCACAGCAAAAGGGGCGGAGGAGGCAATCTGCTGAAGTGCTTCAGAGGTTGACAGAGCGGTATTTCATTGGCTACTCTCCATCCACAGGAAGGAAAGCCCATGCCAGCAGGAAATGTATTGTCTGCGGTCCAGCAGAGACTGATTTGTTCAGGTCCCAGCATCCTGGTCAGACAGTGCCGAAATCTTGTGGGAGGATGACATGTTTTCAGTGCAAGCAGTGTCAGGTAGCTCCGTGTGTTGAACCCTGCTTTGAGCTATATCATACAACTGCAGAATTGGTGCTTGCCTACAAGCGTCAGAGGAGACAGGAGGAGGAGTAATAGCTCTTGTAGCTGAAAATGCTGTGAAATGCAACTTCCTGGATAGGACATTGGTCATTTCTCTTTAGTAACAAAATTtaagattatctcccttgagtaaaataatttcaaattatctcccttgagtgATAAAATTTCAGATTCCATTAATcatttcagttataattattgttattgataaaataaaagatatatattgtgtactcATATAGATAAAAGATATCttaaagaattaaataatatttttaattgtgtttattggacttttgttgttttttcatgtGAAGTTTGCACTTTTTCACGCTTAGCAGGTAAAGTGctaaatttttcataaaattgacATTCAAACCGCCATTGAATGTCTGGAATACATCATTTGGATCATTCGTGATATTTTAGcaggacagaaaaaaaaaacggtttgtaaaaaattgtttttggaAACAAATCAGCACTCAATGCCATCCTAATATGGAAGACAATTCAGCACCACAAGGGTTAAAGCGTTAGATAAAGATACTGCTACTTTCCTATCTATGATGACACTTTCCCATTAAATAAGTATACTTTACATTGTAATAGGCTATTTTCATTTGTGGTTGGTCTTTTACATCCTAGATTGTTTTAACAAATTCTAGTATAAAATTGATGGTTTTACCTCAAAGTTACCGGTGTTAGCAAACACCTTGATAGGCGCCCTTCCCTGGTTGTAATCTATGTTGAGGGAGTGTCCGGTCAAACGGTACTCCGATGGGAACGGACCCTGGAACTCCAATCCGGACTTGTGGTAGGCCACGCCGAGAGCCGATAGCGCCAGTCGGGCCGCAACGTCATGCTTGAAACGTGGATGTATGCTGAAAAATCATATACAAATCGTCctgtttaaaataattatatagctGACATTATAAATATGAAGGGAATATCACTCATAGACCGTTTGATAGACAAAGTATGATTAAAGGAAGCACTTATGTTTCTTTCATGACAGGTTAttatgtgtatacattgtatgtacaatatgtatttttatgGTGGTAACTGACTAAATATCATTTGTGCTTTTCGCCTGGATTTATAAccataatactgtatattttgtttatcaacATAATATACCATAATGCCATCTGTTGAATCTTACCTCGTAGCTCAATGTTACCTAATTTTAATCCAAATGGAACATTCCGTTGAATGTGACTCAATGCACTTTATTTAAAATCAGTAAATGGCTCGGCAGATAATGGTGACAGGAAGATGCTGACTATAGCGTCATATTCTAGTTGATTATTCAAACAGAGCCATAATACATGTTCAATCCTGTTCGCTTGTGCGGCGCGAAAACTTATTTTCgaatatttgtttgattttaagaaagttgatttaatgaaaacagaaaaaaagtagTGAAAGGTTATCTTTACCTGCCATACGGCGAATTGAAGTCTGGAAGGTCCAAAGTCACAGACATCAATGTATTTGGCATCTTCGCATTTGGTACAGTTCCATAACCGGCTGTTTGGGCCGTAGGGATGGGACACTTTTAACTTCCGATCCATTCCTGTATGGCGCTAGctgcatatatttatataaatgttttgatcagtatacaatataatgtattatctTAAAATAGTTTAAAAACTTCCACTACACAAGAACGAATAAAAGTTTGTTCTTTATCACAGAATCACTATCAgcgaattaaaaaaaatatattggttGCAtctaaaacgaaaaaaaaaaaaaaaaatgaatgtacCAAACTCAAAAAGTAAATACGTTTTCACCATTTTGTTCTTATTTCAAGAGATTTTACCATTTCTAACATGCATATCTCCCTTGCCAATGCCTTTTTGCGCATGTTGATTAATGCTGCCTTCCATTCTATAGCCCATTAGTGTAtaataaacattgttttacttCCACATCAGATGGTGGCA is a window encoding:
- the LOC117326740 gene encoding piggyBac transposable element-derived protein 4-like, whose translation is MAGNFTIGQVLPEFQELFDEIFDDEDSDEFDGFDIDDENNDGDLLGSFAEDTWIEGGKTPMGFTFTGNAGPKNLPEPETGSLSILDYFEAVFTDGHPERTQHSRFKKWTPVTHGEMKVFIAVAIAMGIIKQINMQDYWCTDPVVSTPFFSSVMPRDRFLSIMSFLHLSNNTLAVPRGEEGYTHLQKVGSLYQELLQRFQEVYNPSQCVAVDEGMIAWRGNLKFRVYSPDKPIKYGNKALHAL